One Malus domestica chromosome 11, GDT2T_hap1 genomic region harbors:
- the LOC108173477 gene encoding uncharacterized protein isoform X2 gives MCESSCTTGLRNVFQNPLDRRTRSWTLDLTTFWKLYKSIFLYFLTQRPFISSSFWSPPCFPHLLSHYLKPKPNPAMQESNHKSPTPTKWCISRLTRMNRSGYNNSETNMRSNRKKKIAAEKPRATDSKGKVPLCCLDPPLPNLE, from the exons ATGTGTGAATCTTCCTGCACCACCGGTCTCCGCAACGTTTTCCAAAACCCGCTTGACCGAAG GACAAGGAGTTGGACCCTGGATCTAACGACTTTCTGG AAGCTCTACAAATCaatcttcctttattttctaACCCAGCGTCCTTTCATTTCATCTTCGTTCTGGAGCCCTCCCTGTTTTCCACATCTCCTCTCACACTACCTAAAGCCGAAACCAAACCCAGCTATGCAGGAATCAAATCACAAGTCTCCGACACCCACAAAG TGGTGCATATCTCGATTGACAAGGATGAACAGAAGCGGATATAACAACAGTGAGACCAATATGAGAtccaacagaaaaaaaaaaatagcggCGGAGAAGCCGAGGGCTACGGATTCAAAAGGAAAAG TACCTCTGTGCTGCCTGGATCCTCCACTCCCAAACTTAGAATGA
- the LOC108173477 gene encoding uncharacterized protein isoform X4, which translates to MCESSCTTGLRNVFQNPLDRRTRSWTLDLTTFWRPFISSSFWSPPCFPHLLSHYLKPKPNPAMQESNHKSPTPTKWCISRLTRMNRSGYNNSETNMRSNRKKKIAAEKPRATDSKGKVPLCCLDPPLPNLE; encoded by the exons ATGTGTGAATCTTCCTGCACCACCGGTCTCCGCAACGTTTTCCAAAACCCGCTTGACCGAAG GACAAGGAGTTGGACCCTGGATCTAACGACTTTCTGG CGTCCTTTCATTTCATCTTCGTTCTGGAGCCCTCCCTGTTTTCCACATCTCCTCTCACACTACCTAAAGCCGAAACCAAACCCAGCTATGCAGGAATCAAATCACAAGTCTCCGACACCCACAAAG TGGTGCATATCTCGATTGACAAGGATGAACAGAAGCGGATATAACAACAGTGAGACCAATATGAGAtccaacagaaaaaaaaaaatagcggCGGAGAAGCCGAGGGCTACGGATTCAAAAGGAAAAG TACCTCTGTGCTGCCTGGATCCTCCACTCCCAAACTTAGAATGA
- the LOC108173477 gene encoding uncharacterized protein isoform X1, with amino-acid sequence MCESSCTTGLRNVFQNPLDRRTRSWTLDLTTFWKLYKSIFLYFLTQRPFISSSFWSPPCFPHLLSHYLKPKPNPAMQESNHKSPTPTKWCISRLTRMNRSGYNNSETNMRSNRKKKIAAEKPRATDSKGKGMSPGSVLILTWIR; translated from the exons ATGTGTGAATCTTCCTGCACCACCGGTCTCCGCAACGTTTTCCAAAACCCGCTTGACCGAAG GACAAGGAGTTGGACCCTGGATCTAACGACTTTCTGG AAGCTCTACAAATCaatcttcctttattttctaACCCAGCGTCCTTTCATTTCATCTTCGTTCTGGAGCCCTCCCTGTTTTCCACATCTCCTCTCACACTACCTAAAGCCGAAACCAAACCCAGCTATGCAGGAATCAAATCACAAGTCTCCGACACCCACAAAG TGGTGCATATCTCGATTGACAAGGATGAACAGAAGCGGATATAACAACAGTGAGACCAATATGAGAtccaacagaaaaaaaaaaatagcggCGGAGAAGCCGAGGGCTACGGATTCAAAAGGAAAAGGTATGAGCCCTGGCTCTGTACTAATATTGACTTGGATTAGATGA
- the LOC108173477 gene encoding uncharacterized protein isoform X3 — MCESSCTTGLRNVFQNPLDRRTRSWTLDLTTFWRPFISSSFWSPPCFPHLLSHYLKPKPNPAMQESNHKSPTPTKWCISRLTRMNRSGYNNSETNMRSNRKKKIAAEKPRATDSKGKGMSPGSVLILTWIR, encoded by the exons ATGTGTGAATCTTCCTGCACCACCGGTCTCCGCAACGTTTTCCAAAACCCGCTTGACCGAAG GACAAGGAGTTGGACCCTGGATCTAACGACTTTCTGG CGTCCTTTCATTTCATCTTCGTTCTGGAGCCCTCCCTGTTTTCCACATCTCCTCTCACACTACCTAAAGCCGAAACCAAACCCAGCTATGCAGGAATCAAATCACAAGTCTCCGACACCCACAAAG TGGTGCATATCTCGATTGACAAGGATGAACAGAAGCGGATATAACAACAGTGAGACCAATATGAGAtccaacagaaaaaaaaaaatagcggCGGAGAAGCCGAGGGCTACGGATTCAAAAGGAAAAGGTATGAGCCCTGGCTCTGTACTAATATTGACTTGGATTAGATGA
- the LOC108173477 gene encoding uncharacterized protein isoform X5, with protein MCESSCTTGLRNVFQNPLDRRTRSWTLDLTTFWPSLFSTSPLTLPKAETKPSYAGIKSQVSDTHKVVHISIDKDEQKRI; from the exons ATGTGTGAATCTTCCTGCACCACCGGTCTCCGCAACGTTTTCCAAAACCCGCTTGACCGAAG GACAAGGAGTTGGACCCTGGATCTAACGACTTTCTGG CCCTCCCTGTTTTCCACATCTCCTCTCACACTACCTAAAGCCGAAACCAAACCCAGCTATGCAGGAATCAAATCACAAGTCTCCGACACCCACAAAG TGGTGCATATCTCGATTGACAAGGATGAACAGAAGCGGATATAA
- the LOC114819805 gene encoding putative glycine-rich cell wall structural protein 1, translated as MAIILVVAKTIGGDGDGGGTGDSGNDNNNNCKGYGGGANGGLWWLGCKGYNGGKGGGSNIGGCGGSGSNKDNDGCCNGSCDYGASGDSCGFGSGSSDGDGGGGDNNGCGDNGGGNGDGDVRLVIVVIGDHLVLLE; from the exons ATGGCGATTATACTT GTGGTGGCTAAGACAATAGGTGGTGATGGCGATGGCGGTGGGACTGGCGATAGTGGTAATGATAACAACAACAATTGTAAGGGGTATGGTGGTGGTGCCAATGGTGGCTTGTGGTGGTTGGGTTGCAAAGGTTACAATGGTGGTAAAGGCGGTGGCAGCAACATTGGTGGTTGTGGTGGCAGTGGTAGCAATAAAGACAATGATGGTTGTTGTAATGGTAGTTGTGATTACGGTGCTAGTGGTGATAGTTGTGGTTTTGGTAGTGGTAGTAGTgacggtgatggtggtggtggtgataacAATGGTTGTGGCGACAATGGTGGTGGGAATGGCGACGGTGATGTAAGGTTAGTGATTGTAGTTATAGGTGATCACTTGGTTCTTTTGGAGTAA
- the LOC103448756 gene encoding alpha-1,2-mannosyltransferase ALG9-like, which yields MSLSTRLRRPQQSDDPSSSSSPPPSSSYSKVDKQGKSDGGAADKGFGWFFPLVALGMLRYMSATSNIIHDCDEVFNYWEPLHFLLYKSGFQTWEYSSQFALRSYLYILFHELVGQPASWLFAEEKVRVFYAVRIFLAFLSVITDTVLVVALSRKYGKRLASYTLAMLCLTSGCFFASTSFLPSSFSMYAMSLSSGLFLLDKYAMSVTVAAVGVILGWPFSILAFLPVTFYSLARRFKQAFLAGAAISVALLVSSVLIDHYYYSRWTSSVLNLLIYNVAGGGESHLYGTEGPLYYLRNGFNNFNFCFVLALLFLAMVPIARKKYAPNLLIVVSPLYIWLAFMSLQPHKEERFLYPIYPLICVAASAVIESFPDVFRSDYDSQGNSPTVMTAKILRPVVLSLILCASHARTFSVINGYSAPIEVYKLLEDHDDVGTGSVLCVGSEWHRFPSSFFVPDYVGEVRWIDDGFRGLLPFPFNSTLGGTAAAPPYLNNKNKASDLQYLRDLDQCTFLVELQLSRPFPSRGSDLSTWEVIGALPYLDRELSPAKYRSFFIPYLWQHKNIFGMYKLLRRVPK from the exons ATGTCTCTCTCCACGAGGCTGAGACGCCCTCAACAGTCCGATgatccttcatcatcatcatcgccGCCGCCGTCGTCATCTTACTCGAAAGTCGACAAGCAAGGGAAATCGGACGGCGGCGCTGCCGACAAAGGGTTTGGGTGGTTCTTTCCGCTGGTGGCTCTGGGAATGCTGAGGTACATGAGCGCCACATCAAACATCATACACGACTGCGACGAGGTCTTCAACTATTGGGAGCCTCTCCATTTCCTTCTCTACAAATCTGGTTTCCAAACTTGGGAATACAG TTCACAGTTTGCACTTCGGTCCTATTTGTACATTCTTTTCCATGAATTGGTGGGTCAACCTGCTTCCTGGTTGTTTGCTGAGGAAAAA GTGAGAGTATTCTATGCTGTTAGAATCTTTCTTGCTTTCCTTTCTGTTATCACTGACACTGTTCTGGTAGTTGCTCTTTCAAGAAAGTATGGAAAACGTCTTGCTTCTTACACACTTGCAATGCTATGCTTAACCAGCGGTTGTTTTTTCGCTAGCACAA GTTTCTTGCCAAGCTCGTTCTCTATGTATGCCATGTCTCTTTCATCCGGCTTATTTCTACTTGATAAATACGCCATGTCAGTTACAGTCGCAGCTGTAGGCGTAATCCTTGGCTGGCCATTCTCAATCTTAGCTTTCTTACCAGTCACATTCTACTCTCTAGCTAGAAGATTCAAACAAGCTTTTCTTGCCGGGGCAGCTATCTCTGTTGCTCTTCTT GTCTCGTCGGTTCTCATTGATCATTACTACTACAGCAGATGGACATCCTCTGTGTTAAATCTGTTGATCTATAATGTTGCAGGAGGCGGTGAGAGCCATTTGTATGGAACTGAGGGGCCGCTATATTATCTAAGGAACGGATTTAACAAttttaacttttgttttgtACTTGCATTGCTGTTTTTGGCAATGGTGCCGATTGCAAGGAAAAAGTATGCCCCCAACTTGCTGATTGTTGTCTCACCACTTTATATTTGGTTGGCATTCATGTCTTTGCAGCCACACAAAGAAGAAAG GTTCCTTTATCCAATATATCCTCTAATTTGTGTTGCTGCTTCGGCTGTCATTGAGAGCTTTCCTGATGTTTTCCGATCCGATTATGATTCCCAAGGAAATTCTCCGACGGTTATG ACAGCAAAGATTCTTAGACCGGTGGTTCTTAGCCTTATATTATGTGCCTCCCATGCTCGTACGTTTTCAGTGATCAATGGTTATTCTGCCCCTATAGAGGTTTACAAGCTTTTAGAGGATCATGACGATGTAGGAACAG GTTCTGTTCTCTGCGTTGGAAGTGAATGGCACCGTTTCCCATCGTCGTTTTTTGTTCCTGATTATGTGGGAGAGGTTCGTTGGATTGATGATGGGTTCCGAGGACTTCTTCCCTTCCCCTTCAATTCTACCTTGGGTGGAACTGCAGCAGCGCCACCATATCTTAACAACAAGAACAAAGCGTCCGACTTGCAATAT CTCCGGGATCTTGATCAATGTACATTCCTTGTCGAGCTGCAGCTTAGTCGGCCTTTCCCTTCTCGGGGAAGTGACTTATCAACTTGGGAG GTGATTGGAGCGTTGCCTTACTTAGACAGAGAGCTCTCGCCTGCCAAGTACCGGTCCTTTTTCATCCCGTATCTGTGGCAGCACAAGAATATTTTTGGCATGTACAAGCTGCTTAGAAGGGTCCCGAAATGA